In one Mucilaginibacter ginsenosidivorax genomic region, the following are encoded:
- a CDS encoding START domain-containing protein has protein sequence MCYKLILLLLLIVNTAFAQNDEGWVLKHSNDGVNIYTRKVPNSKINAIKVECHFDVPASRLVAVLMDVKNSEDWLYHTSSNYIIKQVSPSELYYYSMVEVPWPVSNRDFIAHIKVSQDAVTKVITVDAPCIPDMVPRKAGVVRVADSKGKWVLTPVGKDKVKVLYTLHADPGGSIPAWLSNMFATKGPTESFQKLKLQLQKPAYKNVKVPYIAE, from the coding sequence ATGTGCTATAAATTAATATTATTGCTCCTGCTGATTGTAAATACAGCGTTTGCCCAAAACGACGAGGGTTGGGTGTTAAAACACAGTAACGACGGCGTGAATATATATACCCGCAAAGTACCCAATTCAAAAATAAACGCTATTAAAGTAGAGTGCCATTTTGATGTTCCGGCATCGCGGCTGGTAGCCGTTTTGATGGATGTAAAAAACAGCGAGGATTGGCTGTACCATACTTCTTCAAACTACATCATAAAACAGGTATCCCCATCGGAGTTGTATTACTACTCGATGGTAGAGGTGCCCTGGCCCGTGAGCAACCGCGATTTTATAGCCCATATTAAAGTTTCGCAGGATGCTGTTACTAAAGTTATTACTGTTGATGCGCCCTGCATCCCAGATATGGTACCCCGAAAGGCCGGTGTGGTGCGTGTGGCCGATTCAAAAGGCAAATGGGTACTCACGCCTGTTGGTAAAGATAAAGTGAAAGTATTATATACCCTGCATGCCGATCCCGGTGGTAGTATCCCGGCATGGTTAAGCAACATGTTTGCTACTAAAGGTCCCACAGAAAGTTTTCAAAAGCTAAAATTGCAACTTCAAAAACCCGCGTATAAAAACGTAAAGGTGCCTTACATAGCGGAGTAA
- a CDS encoding START domain-containing protein, giving the protein MKKKLTLLLLLVVNFAFANPDGSWTLDKNDDGIKVYTRNVATSKVKAIKVECSLDATPSQLVAVLMDISNGDGWVYHTASSYVIKQVSPSELYYYSLVNVPWPVHNRDFIAHIKVTQDPVTKVITVDAPCIADMVPRKPNTVRIEESTGKWIITPTSDGKVKIEYTLHADPGGNIPSWLVNMFVTQGPIESFKKLKVQLQKPAYKNAKLAYIID; this is encoded by the coding sequence ATGAAAAAAAAATTGACCTTGCTACTGCTGCTGGTTGTGAATTTTGCCTTTGCAAATCCCGATGGTAGCTGGACCCTTGATAAAAACGACGACGGTATTAAGGTTTATACCCGTAACGTCGCCACTTCGAAAGTTAAGGCTATCAAAGTGGAGTGCAGTTTAGATGCAACCCCATCGCAATTGGTGGCGGTTTTAATGGATATCAGTAATGGCGACGGCTGGGTTTACCATACTGCTTCCAGCTACGTTATCAAGCAGGTGTCGCCGTCCGAATTATATTATTACTCGCTGGTAAATGTACCCTGGCCGGTACATAACCGCGATTTTATTGCCCACATAAAAGTTACGCAAGACCCGGTTACCAAAGTAATAACTGTAGATGCACCCTGTATTGCCGATATGGTGCCCCGCAAGCCCAATACCGTACGGATAGAAGAGTCAACAGGGAAATGGATTATTACACCAACCAGCGATGGTAAGGTGAAAATAGAGTATACTTTGCACGCCGATCCCGGAGGCAATATTCCTTCGTGGCTGGTTAATATGTTTGTAACGCAGGGCCCGATAGAAAGCTTTAAAAAGCTAAAGGTGCAATTACAAAAGCCAGCCTACAAAAATGCAAAGCTGGCTTATATAATTGATTAG
- a CDS encoding C40 family peptidase — protein MYTIPLYLVILLTLSSCQGCSHEAVVINGQTLLRRDTLPPPAPDSAEFVTRINTAGTNADSLVAFAQSLRGIPYLYASTDPAQGFDCSGFITYVFNHFKIAVPRRSMDFDHMHNQVPLSQAKTGDLVLFTGTDSTDGVPGHMGILIVKPGQPVVFIHSTSGKARGVTETPFSPYYDSRYLKTIRVFEDSSK, from the coding sequence ATGTATACCATTCCTTTGTATCTGGTTATCTTATTGACACTTAGCAGCTGCCAGGGTTGCAGCCACGAGGCAGTGGTAATTAACGGGCAAACGTTATTGCGCCGTGATACCTTGCCGCCGCCGGCACCGGATAGCGCGGAATTTGTTACCAGGATAAACACAGCGGGTACAAACGCAGATAGTCTGGTTGCGTTTGCCCAAAGCCTGCGTGGAATCCCCTACCTATATGCCTCTACCGATCCGGCGCAGGGTTTTGATTGTTCGGGTTTTATTACTTACGTGTTTAATCATTTTAAAATAGCGGTACCACGCCGATCGATGGATTTTGACCATATGCACAACCAGGTTCCGTTAAGCCAGGCCAAAACGGGCGATCTTGTGCTGTTTACCGGTACCGATAGCACCGACGGTGTGCCCGGCCATATGGGTATTTTAATTGTAAAACCCGGCCAACCTGTGGTATTTATCCACTCCACCTCGGGCAAAGCCAGGGGCGTTACCGAAACACCCTTCAGCCCGTATTATGATAGCAGGTATTTGAAAACAATCAGGGTATTTGAAGATAGTAGCAAGTAG
- a CDS encoding TNT domain-containing protein, with protein sequence MKTIRILLLAVLLPFVASAQTEHSQKHKHVAGSVREHQKNDSLVRGVSYSVFVASVADFADSTKKTLAKTAWQLWKHEQWAELEQFFSTNNLNGGWPPNRGALSLKMITLQAGLLVDRYGGYYDADSVFQDKGTFVSFVNVPFPQRALPDKTLQSPYRVYKIVKPIADVKKGQIIPWFNKPGLGIQFELPYNINDLKKGGYIAEQKDKERPR encoded by the coding sequence ATGAAAACAATTAGAATACTGCTGTTGGCAGTACTGCTGCCTTTTGTTGCCAGCGCGCAAACAGAGCACTCCCAAAAACACAAACACGTAGCCGGTTCGGTTAGAGAACATCAAAAAAATGACAGCCTTGTACGCGGCGTTTCGTACAGTGTTTTTGTGGCCTCTGTTGCCGATTTTGCCGACAGTACCAAAAAAACGCTTGCCAAAACTGCCTGGCAATTATGGAAGCATGAACAATGGGCCGAATTGGAGCAGTTTTTCAGCACAAACAACCTTAATGGCGGCTGGCCCCCAAATCGCGGTGCGTTGTCGTTAAAAATGATTACGCTGCAGGCCGGCTTGCTGGTTGATCGCTATGGAGGTTATTACGATGCCGATAGTGTTTTTCAGGACAAGGGCACCTTTGTATCATTTGTAAATGTGCCTTTTCCGCAACGTGCGTTGCCCGATAAAACCTTACAGTCACCTTACAGAGTTTATAAAATTGTAAAACCAATTGCCGATGTTAAAAAAGGACAGATCATCCCATGGTTTAATAAGCCCGGTTTGGGCATCCAGTTTGAATTGCCTTATAATATTAACGATTTAAAAAAAGGCGGGTATATTGCCGAACAAAAAGATAAAGAACGCCCCAGATGA
- a CDS encoding inclusion body family protein yields MAISPASDSNEIVYIQIVIDTEAIIADNPTPSTNADSPTGLAHNYMYMVATRGNVFTPQSEGTADLNVKAITGDVIRWYAVSENGNFDTAVAIYKIARYDGSDDVFSTVDFNVFNRTGILPTDRTTFPITFSLQSYWFNSATILKTGTENYSISFALYRHTRDQAEPVLFGYFWWDPTLTIQF; encoded by the coding sequence ATGGCAATTTCACCAGCAAGCGATTCCAATGAAATCGTGTACATCCAGATAGTTATCGACACAGAAGCTATTATAGCCGATAACCCTACACCAAGCACTAATGCAGATAGCCCAACCGGCCTGGCGCATAATTATATGTACATGGTAGCCACCAGGGGAAATGTATTTACTCCACAATCTGAAGGAACGGCAGACCTTAACGTAAAGGCCATTACAGGCGACGTTATCCGCTGGTACGCAGTATCTGAAAATGGCAATTTTGACACCGCTGTAGCCATTTATAAAATTGCAAGATACGACGGCAGCGATGATGTATTCAGCACAGTTGACTTTAACGTATTTAACAGGACAGGTATCCTGCCAACCGACAGAACCACATTCCCAATTACATTTTCGTTACAGAGTTACTGGTTCAACAGTGCAACCATCCTTAAAACCGGAACAGAAAACTATAGTATCAGTTTTGCACTTTACCGCCACACGAGGGACCAGGCAGAGCCGGTATTATTCGGCTACTTTTGGTGGGATCCAACGCTTACCATTCAGTTTTAA
- a CDS encoding sensor histidine kinase: protein MNQNYKEIKLFLFMGIAVMLFLFASVLLIFIFFQRKKFQYQNNIQNLRENQQNQLIEAAVRSEEAVRHRIAEDLHDEVGAILSSSKLHFQGIKINVFDEKNRELYEKAKELLDEAIKQVRDISHNLHSGILKELGLNTAIQHFAEKVIHNSNIIQVTTALADSYTAPTTENDISVYRIFQELVNNIIKYADAKKLHISSVYENNALRLTIFHDGNGLTQKQYEELRFKKNGLGLKNIQSRIILIKGQLEFSQVAGGYSIDIYVKDKLNS from the coding sequence ATGAATCAGAATTATAAAGAGATAAAGCTTTTTTTGTTTATGGGGATAGCAGTGATGCTTTTTCTGTTTGCGAGTGTTTTATTGATTTTTATATTTTTTCAGCGAAAGAAATTTCAGTACCAAAATAACATTCAAAATTTACGCGAAAATCAGCAAAACCAGTTAATTGAAGCAGCTGTGCGCAGCGAGGAAGCCGTACGGCACCGCATTGCCGAAGATTTACATGACGAGGTTGGCGCTATTTTATCCTCGTCAAAGCTGCATTTCCAGGGGATAAAAATTAACGTTTTTGACGAAAAAAACAGAGAGCTTTATGAAAAAGCTAAAGAGTTACTTGACGAAGCCATTAAACAGGTGAGGGATATTTCGCACAATCTTCACTCGGGGATATTGAAAGAATTGGGCCTGAATACCGCAATCCAGCACTTTGCCGAAAAGGTAATCCATAACAGCAATATCATACAGGTTACAACGGCACTGGCCGACTCCTATACCGCCCCAACAACCGAAAATGATATCAGTGTTTACCGGATATTTCAGGAGCTTGTAAATAACATCATTAAATACGCCGACGCCAAAAAACTGCATATCAGTTCGGTTTATGAAAACAATGCATTAAGGTTAACTATTTTTCACGATGGTAACGGGCTAACCCAAAAGCAGTATGAAGAGTTACGTTTTAAAAAAAACGGACTTGGGTTAAAGAACATACAAAGCCGTATAATTTTGATAAAAGGTCAGCTTGAATTTTCGCAGGTGGCCGGGGGGTATAGCATCGACATATATGTAAAAGACAAGCTGAATTCCTGA
- a CDS encoding response regulator transcription factor encodes MKPNKIKIAIADDYTIFRDGLKVGLAQHNDFEVIMEAGNGQELMEGMEKDLPDVIIMDLKMPVMDGIEATKLVKKRFGSVKILVVTMYDDDKFIIHLMEIGANGYLLKNADSDEIGKAIYAVHENGYYFNDIVSKALLKKLVIKGNLKPSFNQNIEFTEREQEVLKLICEEKTATEMGKQLFLSPRSIEGIRIRLIEKVGVRNTAGLVMFAVKNGII; translated from the coding sequence ATGAAGCCCAATAAAATAAAAATAGCGATAGCCGACGACTATACGATATTCAGAGACGGTTTAAAAGTTGGCCTGGCCCAGCACAATGATTTTGAAGTAATTATGGAAGCCGGCAATGGCCAGGAACTAATGGAAGGGATGGAAAAAGATCTGCCGGATGTTATTATCATGGATTTAAAAATGCCGGTAATGGATGGTATAGAAGCCACCAAACTGGTGAAAAAAAGATTTGGATCGGTTAAAATTTTGGTGGTGACTATGTATGATGATGATAAATTCATTATACACCTGATGGAGATTGGCGCAAATGGGTATTTATTAAAAAATGCCGACTCGGACGAGATTGGCAAGGCAATTTATGCGGTGCACGAAAATGGCTACTATTTTAACGACATAGTAAGCAAAGCCCTCCTGAAAAAATTAGTAATAAAGGGCAATCTGAAGCCATCGTTTAATCAAAATATTGAATTTACCGAACGTGAGCAGGAAGTTTTAAAACTGATTTGTGAAGAAAAAACAGCCACCGAAATGGGTAAGCAACTTTTCCTGAGCCCACGCTCGATAGAAGGGATCAGGATAAGGCTGATTGAAAAGGTGGGCGTTAGGAATACCGCCGGCCTGGTAATGTTTGCGGTAAAAAACGGGATAATATAG
- a CDS encoding NRAMP family divalent metal transporter: MSVNPKNKFRKRKILKWLSLLGPGLTTGAADDDPSGIATYSQTGAQFGYGQLWTALYMLPFMTAVQEACARIGLVTGKGIAAVVKEHYSRKVLYAVVGLVVVANTINIGADIGAMAAAAQLLIPIPFIILTLLFTTGILLLEIFTTYKLYSRILKWLALTLLAYPITVFIVHQPWATVLRASLVPHFEFSFAFLFIITGVFGTTITPYMFFWEASQEVEEEQAKGLVRYGKPRIGWPHIHAMRKDNTFGMIVSEFTTWCILLVAATVLHNSGVTDIKNAADAAKALEPLVHSFPHAGFLAKLIFSIGIIGLGLLAVPVLSGSAAYAVAEAFDWSASLNLKFRKAYGFYGVITVATLVGLAINFVGIDPVKALVYTAVINGVAAVPLLFLIVNIAASEKIMGVYKSGWLSKTLLWSTFVIMGAAAVSLFFTL; the protein is encoded by the coding sequence ATGTCTGTTAACCCCAAAAACAAGTTTCGTAAGCGAAAAATTCTGAAATGGTTAAGCCTGCTTGGGCCGGGTTTAACTACCGGCGCGGCAGACGATGATCCATCGGGCATAGCAACTTATTCGCAAACGGGCGCTCAATTTGGTTATGGCCAGTTATGGACGGCCCTTTATATGCTGCCTTTTATGACCGCCGTTCAGGAGGCCTGTGCACGTATCGGGCTGGTTACCGGCAAAGGCATAGCCGCCGTTGTAAAGGAACATTACAGCCGCAAGGTATTATATGCAGTTGTGGGCCTGGTAGTGGTGGCCAATACTATTAATATCGGCGCCGATATTGGCGCCATGGCGGCCGCTGCTCAATTGCTGATACCTATTCCGTTTATCATACTGACGCTGTTGTTTACCACCGGCATTTTACTGCTGGAAATTTTTACCACTTACAAGCTGTATTCCCGGATATTAAAATGGCTGGCGCTGACACTGCTAGCCTATCCTATAACGGTATTTATTGTTCATCAGCCCTGGGCAACAGTACTGCGGGCAAGCCTGGTACCGCATTTTGAATTTAGCTTTGCATTTTTGTTTATCATTACCGGCGTATTCGGGACCACTATTACACCATACATGTTTTTTTGGGAGGCTTCGCAGGAGGTTGAGGAAGAACAAGCCAAGGGGCTGGTACGCTACGGCAAACCCAGGATTGGCTGGCCGCACATCCACGCCATGCGTAAAGATAATACCTTCGGTATGATTGTTTCGGAGTTTACCACCTGGTGCATTTTGCTGGTGGCGGCTACGGTTTTACACAACAGCGGGGTAACTGATATTAAAAATGCAGCCGACGCGGCAAAAGCGCTGGAACCTTTGGTACACTCGTTTCCGCATGCGGGCTTCCTGGCCAAGCTCATTTTTTCTATCGGCATCATCGGGCTCGGGCTGCTGGCTGTACCGGTGTTATCAGGTTCGGCTGCTTACGCTGTAGCCGAGGCTTTTGACTGGAGCGCCAGCCTAAACCTAAAATTCCGCAAAGCTTATGGTTTTTATGGCGTAATCACCGTTGCCACGCTGGTGGGGCTGGCTATAAATTTTGTGGGGATAGATCCGGTGAAGGCCCTGGTATATACAGCAGTGATAAATGGCGTGGCAGCTGTTCCTTTATTGTTTCTAATTGTAAATATCGCCGCCAGCGAAAAAATCATGGGTGTGTACAAAAGCGGCTGGTTATCTAAAACCCTGTTATGGTCAACATTTGTGATTATGGGCGCCGCGGCGGTGTCATTATTTTTCACATTATAA
- the map gene encoding type I methionyl aminopeptidase: protein MSITSEEELFGMKQVSNAVAETLKQMREHAVPGMSTKQLDDFGGNILNQMGAKSAPKLTYGFPGWTCISVNNEVAHGIPTEARILKEGDLVNIDVSAELHGFWADNGGSFILGRDLNGLQPLVDVSKQILKKAISEIKGGVKIADIGKLIEMQAKQVGYKVIKNLAGHGVGRSLHEEPHDILNCYDKYNTARFKKNSIVAIETFIATHSSYADQQEDGWTLIGNRGGYVAQHEHTIMVTNGMPIILTAANEIWA from the coding sequence ATGTCAATCACATCTGAGGAAGAACTATTTGGGATGAAACAAGTGAGCAATGCTGTTGCCGAAACGCTAAAGCAGATGCGTGAGCATGCCGTGCCGGGTATGTCGACTAAACAACTTGATGATTTTGGGGGTAATATTCTGAATCAAATGGGAGCCAAGTCGGCACCAAAGTTAACCTATGGTTTTCCGGGATGGACCTGTATCAGTGTGAACAACGAAGTAGCGCATGGTATTCCAACCGAGGCCAGGATTTTGAAAGAGGGTGACCTGGTCAATATCGATGTGTCTGCCGAGCTACACGGTTTCTGGGCCGATAATGGCGGTTCATTTATACTTGGCCGCGATTTAAACGGGCTACAACCCCTGGTTGATGTTTCTAAACAGATTTTAAAAAAGGCAATCAGTGAGATTAAAGGAGGTGTAAAAATTGCAGATATCGGCAAGCTGATTGAAATGCAGGCCAAACAAGTTGGTTATAAAGTGATCAAGAACCTTGCAGGGCACGGTGTAGGGCGAAGCTTACATGAAGAACCTCATGATATACTAAACTGTTATGATAAGTATAACACCGCCCGTTTCAAAAAAAACTCAATTGTTGCCATTGAAACTTTTATTGCCACGCACTCCAGCTATGCAGACCAGCAGGAGGATGGCTGGACTTTAATAGGAAACCGTGGCGGATACGTAGCCCAGCATGAGCACACCATTATGGTAACTAATGGTATGCCCATCATTCTTACCGCAGCAAACGAAATTTGGGCGTAA
- a CDS encoding winged helix-turn-helix transcriptional regulator, giving the protein MAYKKKLTPSLNCGLDLIAEVIYGKWKIRLLYFINKGHKRPGELQRKIPDASRRVLNMQLNELEIHELITKKIFAQLPPKVEYSLTGLGESLIPIITTLGKWGDEHQYRLRDIIMKANAEGNL; this is encoded by the coding sequence ATGGCCTACAAAAAGAAACTAACACCATCGCTAAACTGCGGGCTCGACCTGATAGCCGAGGTTATTTATGGTAAATGGAAAATACGTTTGTTATATTTTATTAACAAAGGCCATAAAAGGCCCGGCGAGTTACAGCGTAAAATTCCGGATGCATCAAGACGGGTACTAAACATGCAGCTTAATGAGCTGGAGATACACGAGCTTATTACCAAAAAAATATTTGCCCAGCTCCCACCTAAGGTAGAGTATTCCTTAACCGGTTTGGGCGAAAGCCTGATACCCATTATTACCACCCTTGGCAAATGGGGCGACGAACACCAGTACCGATTGAGAGATATTATTATGAAAGCGAATGCAGAGGGTAATCTATAA
- a CDS encoding SDR family oxidoreductase produces MDKYNFNNELAEKIVLVTGGIKGAGKAIAERLAQAGAQIIVTARNQPETIAANFTFIAADLSTSSGTDLVISRITKEFGGVDILINNMGGSETPGGGFSVLTDKHWEETLQTNLLAPVRLDRGLLPYMLAKASGCIIHIASIQGSLPLHDSTLPYAAAKAGLINYSKGLSNEVTPKGVRVLTVSPGWIKTTSAIRMMERLAESSGVTIEEATKGVMDSLGGIPMGRPAEPEEVAELVGFLVSPRAGYLTGTEYIIDGGTIPTV; encoded by the coding sequence ATGGATAAATACAATTTTAATAATGAACTGGCGGAGAAAATTGTTTTGGTTACCGGTGGCATAAAAGGGGCCGGTAAAGCAATTGCAGAAAGACTTGCCCAGGCCGGTGCCCAGATCATCGTAACCGCACGCAACCAGCCAGAAACTATAGCGGCCAATTTTACTTTTATAGCGGCAGATTTAAGCACCTCATCCGGTACCGACCTTGTAATAAGCAGAATAACTAAGGAATTTGGCGGTGTCGACATCCTAATTAATAACATGGGAGGTTCAGAAACTCCGGGCGGTGGATTTAGCGTATTAACCGACAAGCACTGGGAAGAAACCTTGCAAACTAATTTATTAGCCCCGGTTAGGCTGGACAGGGGGTTGCTGCCGTATATGCTTGCAAAAGCTTCGGGATGTATTATACACATCGCTTCTATACAAGGTAGTCTGCCGTTGCATGATTCTACTTTACCCTACGCGGCTGCTAAGGCCGGACTCATCAATTACAGTAAAGGCTTGTCTAACGAGGTTACACCGAAGGGCGTACGGGTACTCACGGTATCACCGGGATGGATAAAAACCACGTCGGCTATCCGGATGATGGAACGGCTTGCGGAAAGTTCGGGTGTTACGATAGAAGAGGCGACAAAGGGGGTAATGGACTCCCTTGGAGGAATCCCAATGGGCAGGCCCGCCGAGCCCGAAGAGGTAGCGGAACTCGTAGGTTTCCTGGTTTCTCCGCGTGCAGGATACCTAACCGGAACGGAGTATATAATTGACGGGGGCACCATACCGACCGTTTAA
- a CDS encoding bile acid:sodium symporter family protein, translating to MKNIVVYKLATGVAVLCALAAAWQIYRDGIAHAGPFIISFFIMLSIACRGRELLKGLTFTLIIFAAVTAALYYPQYFVEVNDFKLSGLITPLLQLIMFGMGTSMGIKDFAGVIKMPKGVFIGVGSHFLIMPLLGFTLAKLSGFPPEIAAGLILVGCSPNGTASNVISYLAKANLALSVTITAVSTMLAPFFTPLLMKLLGGAFIKIDTLGMMWDIIKIVVLPIAAGILFNKYLLKRAAWLETLMPLISMFGIAFIIVIITAAGRNSLLNIGAMLVLLVLIHNLLGYTLGYWAGRLFKMPERDCRTMAIEVGMQNAGLASGLAKAMGKIATVGLAPAVFGPLMNVTGSLLANYWHRKPLEGDGIK from the coding sequence TTGAAAAATATAGTTGTCTACAAACTCGCTACGGGTGTCGCCGTGCTTTGTGCGCTTGCCGCAGCCTGGCAAATTTACCGGGATGGCATTGCGCATGCCGGCCCGTTTATTATCTCATTCTTTATCATGCTATCTATAGCATGTCGCGGACGGGAGCTGTTAAAGGGACTCACCTTTACGCTTATTATTTTCGCGGCAGTTACCGCGGCATTATACTATCCACAATATTTTGTTGAAGTAAACGACTTTAAGCTGTCGGGGCTTATTACACCGCTGCTGCAACTTATCATGTTTGGGATGGGCACATCTATGGGTATTAAAGATTTTGCCGGGGTTATTAAAATGCCCAAAGGCGTGTTTATAGGCGTTGGCAGCCATTTTTTGATTATGCCGCTGCTGGGCTTCACGCTGGCCAAATTAAGCGGCTTTCCACCAGAGATTGCCGCAGGCTTAATCCTCGTGGGATGTTCGCCAAACGGTACGGCATCCAACGTTATCTCGTACCTGGCAAAGGCCAACCTGGCGTTGTCTGTTACCATAACCGCAGTATCTACCATGCTGGCGCCGTTTTTTACGCCACTGCTTATGAAACTGCTTGGCGGCGCGTTTATTAAAATAGATACGCTTGGCATGATGTGGGATATTATAAAAATTGTTGTTTTACCTATCGCAGCCGGTATTCTTTTTAATAAATACCTGCTGAAACGGGCCGCGTGGCTGGAAACACTCATGCCATTGATATCTATGTTTGGTATCGCTTTTATTATTGTAATTATTACTGCGGCCGGGCGTAACAGCTTGCTAAATATTGGCGCTATGCTGGTATTACTGGTGCTTATTCACAATTTATTGGGCTATACCCTTGGCTATTGGGCAGGCCGGTTATTCAAAATGCCCGAACGCGATTGCCGCACCATGGCCATAGAAGTAGGCATGCAAAATGCCGGCCTTGCTTCCGGGCTGGCAAAAGCTATGGGTAAAATCGCGACGGTAGGCCTGGCCCCCGCGGTATTTGGCCCGCTGATGAACGTCACCGGATCATTGTTGGCTAACTACTGGCATCGCAAGCCGCTGGAGGGGGATGGTATCAAGTAG
- a CDS encoding RraA family protein, translated as MRYCKLLILGLFAGIGCCSNARAQTISRDELVFFTSEWKGERFADGRPKIPDDIIERAKKIGIEEAWTVLKNEGYNNQFEGGWKLVNDTLPVVGRAVTAMFMPSRPDIEKNIKERGLKQGRKGNTNAWPIDVLTKGDVYVADGFGKVKGGTLIGDNLGNSIFSKSGNGVIFDGSARDLQGLKEIRGFNAFVRDFDPSYLEEMVLMGLNTPIRIGRAVVLPGDLVISEKEGVLFIPAHLAEKVVATAEFIALRDEFGHAMLKSGRFATGEIDSQWTSQVKDAFMKWLDQNPGKMKMTRAQLDAFMEKRTW; from the coding sequence ATGAGATACTGTAAGCTTTTAATCCTGGGGCTTTTTGCCGGCATTGGCTGTTGCAGCAACGCCAGGGCGCAAACCATTTCAAGAGACGAACTGGTGTTTTTTACATCGGAATGGAAGGGCGAGCGTTTTGCCGACGGCCGGCCTAAAATCCCGGATGATATTATTGAAAGAGCAAAAAAAATAGGCATTGAAGAAGCCTGGACGGTATTAAAAAACGAAGGCTATAATAACCAGTTTGAAGGCGGGTGGAAACTGGTTAACGATACCCTGCCTGTTGTTGGCCGCGCCGTTACAGCCATGTTTATGCCAAGCCGCCCCGATATTGAAAAAAACATTAAAGAGCGGGGCCTTAAACAGGGCCGGAAAGGCAATACCAATGCCTGGCCTATAGATGTTTTAACCAAAGGTGACGTTTATGTTGCCGATGGCTTTGGTAAAGTAAAAGGAGGAACCCTTATTGGCGATAACCTGGGCAACTCCATTTTCAGCAAATCGGGCAACGGCGTTATTTTTGACGGATCGGCGCGCGACTTGCAGGGACTTAAAGAAATACGGGGCTTTAACGCATTTGTACGCGACTTTGATCCGTCGTACCTGGAAGAAATGGTGCTGATGGGGCTTAACACGCCCATACGCATAGGCCGCGCGGTAGTGCTGCCCGGCGATTTGGTTATCTCCGAAAAAGAAGGTGTGCTTTTTATTCCGGCGCATTTGGCCGAAAAAGTGGTGGCTACCGCCGAATTCATAGCCCTGCGCGACGAGTTTGGACATGCCATGCTTAAATCGGGCAGGTTTGCAACCGGCGAAATTGACAGCCAGTGGACCAGCCAGGTGAAAGACGCATTCATGAAATGGCTTGATCAAAATCCCGGCAAAATGAAAATGACCAGGGCGCAATTAGATGCCTTTATGGAAAAGCGCACCTGGTAA